Part of the Candidatus Methylomirabilis tolerans genome is shown below.
GAATGCCCCCAACGCGCGTCATTATCGACACCGATCCCGGCATCGACGATGCCTTGGCGCTGATCCTCGCCTTCGCCTCGCCGGAGTTGAAGGTCGAGGCGATCACGACCGTGGCCGGCAACGTCCCTGTCGCGCAGGCGGCACGGAACGTCTGTCTGCTGCTTGAGCTGGTAGATCCGCACCCGCGACCCCCAGTAGCAATAGGTGCGGCGCATCCCCTGACGCGGCCGCTGCGTACGGCCGAGGGCTACCACGGCGAGGACGGCCTCGGAGAGCTCTCTCGTTTCAGGACAGAAGCCGGGGTACTCCGATACCCTGAACCGCAACAACGTCTTGCATCCCAATCTGCCCCGGCCTTAATTGCCGAGATTATTGGCGGCGCTCCCGGGGAGATCGTCGTGATCTGCATTGGGCCGCTGACCAACCTGGCGATGGCGATTCAGGCGGCCCCGACGCAGATGGCCAAGGTCAAAGAGATCGTCATCATGGGCGGGGCGATCCATGTGCCGGGCAACGTGACACCGGGGGCGGAGTTCAATCTG
Proteins encoded:
- a CDS encoding nucleoside hydrolase, translating into MPPTRVIIDTDPGIDDALALILAFASPELKVEAITTVAGNVPVAQAARNVCLLLELVDPHPRPPVAIGAAHPLTRPLRTAEGYHGEDGLGELSRFRTEAGVLRYPEPQQRLASQSAPALIAEIIGGAPGEIVVICIGPLTNLAMAIQAAPTQMAKVKEIVIMGGAIHVPGNVTPGAEFNLYTDPDAARLVFTSGLPITLVPLDVTERVMLTVELIDAVVRHIGNRMTRFVRDTTERLFGVEHGRMGRTATPLHDPLAVGVVIDPSLVTRRPFHVEMETGDGPAQGMTIADRRQIREEWKRPPNLQVCTEVDAGRFIALFLERICRLPV